The following coding sequences are from one uncultured Desulfobacter sp. window:
- a CDS encoding 4Fe-4S binding protein has product MAFNASVDEAKCVGCEECVDVCPAEVFEMQDGKSVPVNAEECMGCESCVEVCEEDAITIEED; this is encoded by the coding sequence ATGGCTTTTAACGCGAGCGTTGATGAGGCAAAATGTGTAGGTTGCGAGGAATGTGTTGATGTATGTCCTGCAGAAGTATTTGAAATGCAAGACGGAAAATCCGTTCCTGTCAACGCAGAAGAATGCATGGGCTGCGAAAGCTGTGTAGAAGTATGTGAAGAAGACGCCATCACCATCGAAGAAGACTAA
- a CDS encoding cysteine synthase — MYASIIDSIGNTPLVKIRTLNSVPGVTILAKLEYMNPGGSIKDRAALSMITQAEADGDLTADKTVIEATSGNTGIGLAMVCAVKGYKLALAMSESASEERKKILKARGARIILTPRHLGSDGAIEEAYRLAREYPEKYFLTDQYNNEANWRAHYQTTGPEIMAQTNGQVDAVVATVGTSGTLMGLSRYFREQDHHARVICAEPYLGHGIQGLKNMKESYTPEIFDKSLLGESVHIDDEAAFEAARQLALKEGLFVGMSSGAAMAVALDQAKRLQNGVIVVIFPDSGERYLSTELFSVKRQINLTVHNSLGGRKEALNPQGDKEFGVYTCGPTVHRRLDISHFRRHAFTDLLIRYLEYQDVKVRHIVNITDYDDKTIDGARQANTTPQAFTQPFIDAFLSDLSRLGMRQAQAYPKVSEHFNEMTALTRKLLVNKHAYEKLHSVYFDLASVVDYGRLSRVDVNKIRVGATVDLDEYEKNNPRDFTLLKRVTLSELKQGLGVKTEWGNVRPSLHLQCAALASTFLGAAFDVHTGSRELMFPHHENEIAIAGAAGGSFARVWMHCDPVQYDGSLDTDDARSLTLDRLVEMGWDEKIIRFWLLSAHYRKSLLLSRKSLDDAKLVLSRINRCIESLGHVSGRSNEEEVQHVTYDLRQGMMDAMANDLKIPVLVSGLLSGVKKINRMVVEGHVGPEGAQRLLKCFKDADAVLNIFDFSKKNPHSSEVAALMAERDAARQQKDFKTADRIRKQLEDMGILVHDQKV; from the coding sequence ATGTATGCCAGCATTATTGATTCCATCGGTAACACCCCGCTTGTAAAAATCCGGACACTTAATTCCGTGCCCGGTGTCACCATCCTGGCCAAACTTGAATACATGAACCCGGGTGGATCCATCAAGGACAGGGCCGCCTTGTCTATGATCACCCAGGCCGAGGCAGACGGTGATCTGACCGCTGATAAGACCGTCATTGAAGCCACTTCGGGTAATACAGGTATCGGTCTTGCCATGGTGTGTGCGGTCAAGGGCTACAAACTGGCCCTGGCCATGTCCGAAAGCGCAAGCGAAGAGCGCAAAAAAATACTCAAAGCCCGGGGTGCCCGGATCATTCTTACCCCCCGGCACCTGGGATCGGACGGCGCCATTGAAGAGGCCTACCGCCTGGCCAGGGAATACCCGGAAAAATATTTTCTCACGGACCAATATAATAATGAAGCCAACTGGAGAGCCCACTACCAGACCACAGGCCCTGAAATTATGGCCCAGACCAACGGCCAGGTTGATGCCGTGGTGGCAACGGTGGGCACTTCGGGAACACTGATGGGGCTGTCCCGGTATTTTAGGGAACAGGACCATCATGCCCGGGTCATCTGTGCCGAGCCCTATCTGGGACACGGTATCCAGGGCCTTAAAAATATGAAAGAGTCGTATACGCCTGAGATTTTTGACAAGAGCCTGCTGGGTGAAAGCGTTCATATTGATGATGAAGCGGCCTTTGAGGCGGCCCGCCAACTGGCTTTAAAAGAGGGGCTTTTTGTGGGCATGAGTTCGGGTGCTGCCATGGCAGTGGCCCTTGACCAGGCCAAACGGCTTCAAAACGGTGTCATTGTGGTGATTTTCCCCGATTCGGGTGAAAGGTATCTCTCCACAGAGCTTTTCAGCGTAAAAAGGCAGATCAACCTGACCGTCCACAATTCCCTGGGAGGAAGAAAAGAGGCTTTAAACCCCCAGGGGGACAAAGAATTTGGTGTTTACACCTGTGGCCCCACGGTGCACAGGCGTTTGGATATCAGCCATTTCAGGCGCCATGCCTTTACGGATCTGCTCATCCGCTACCTTGAATACCAGGATGTAAAGGTCCGGCATATCGTTAACATTACCGATTATGACGATAAAACCATTGACGGGGCAAGGCAGGCAAACACCACGCCCCAGGCCTTTACCCAGCCTTTTATTGATGCCTTTCTATCTGATTTGTCGCGGCTGGGGATGCGACAGGCCCAGGCCTATCCCAAAGTGTCCGAACATTTCAACGAAATGACGGCGCTGACAAGGAAACTGCTTGTCAATAAGCATGCCTATGAAAAGTTGCATTCCGTATACTTTGATCTGGCTAGCGTCGTGGATTACGGGCGGCTTTCCCGGGTGGACGTCAACAAGATCCGTGTGGGGGCCACGGTGGATCTGGATGAATATGAAAAGAACAATCCCAGGGACTTTACCCTGCTCAAGCGGGTTACCCTGTCGGAGCTAAAACAGGGCCTGGGCGTTAAAACCGAATGGGGCAATGTCCGGCCCTCTCTTCATCTGCAGTGTGCCGCCCTTGCTTCAACATTTCTGGGTGCCGCATTTGACGTCCATACAGGTTCCCGGGAGCTGATGTTCCCCCACCATGAAAATGAGATTGCCATTGCCGGGGCCGCCGGCGGTTCGTTTGCCAGGGTGTGGATGCATTGTGATCCCGTACAGTATGACGGCTCCCTGGATACGGATGATGCCAGGTCTTTGACTTTAGACCGGTTGGTTGAGATGGGGTGGGACGAGAAAATCATTCGTTTCTGGCTGCTCTCCGCCCATTACAGAAAATCCCTGCTCTTATCCCGAAAAAGTCTGGATGATGCCAAACTTGTCCTTTCCCGGATCAACCGCTGCATTGAATCCCTTGGGCATGTGTCGGGAAGGTCCAATGAGGAAGAGGTCCAGCATGTCACCTATGATCTGCGCCAGGGCATGATGGATGCCATGGCAAATGATCTTAAGATCCCTGTCCTGGTATCCGGTCTTTTATCCGGTGTGAAGAAGATCAACCGGATGGTCGTTGAGGGTCATGTGGGACCCGAGGGCGCCCAGCGCCTGCTCAAATGTTTCAAGGATGCGGATGCGGTGCTCAATATTTTTGATTTCAGCAAAAAGAATCCGCATTCGTCAGAGGTGGCGGCACTCATGGCTGAACGGGATGCGGCCCGGCAGCAAAAAGATTTTAAGACAGCAGACAGGATCCGCAAGCAACTGGAAGACATGGGGATCCTGGTTCATGACCAAAAGGTATAA
- the lptD gene encoding LPS assembly protein LptD, with protein sequence MPTEKVSWHIQARQVTYEDERKLYIAEKEVVITGGKTRLEADYVEFSDVTKDAFAKGNVLFISGNDSITCESMNVNLGSETGTINQGTIFLQDGNYYISGEKLRKTGEFSYDAEKGSITTCEGETPAWKITGSDIEVTVEGYGTASNAVLWAKKMPAIYMPYFIFPAKTERQTGLLIPMAGYSSDMGFEYQQPLFLALSDNTDATLYPHYMSDRGLMLSGEYRYVLSPDSKGMMMMSYLDDDTIGDDAEENKTYNISATPDRTNHDRYWLRMKHDQELWYGFNAKLDIDYASDMDYLRTFGDGYAGFDNTDQAFEKMFGRDLDEETDYIRQNSLLISKNWASYGLNIEAEWYDNIQARQLDIEDTTLQTLPSIEFFAARQKIVENFGLYYEMDSEFRSFYRQDTTATEVTGRRADIHPVFYYPMKLGKAFSFEPYAGVRGTVWDTDDFTDSDGDDSDIRTRGLYEMGMDLSTTLSRVFTLNTDFAEKIQHKIVPMLEYDYIPDVDQEDLPDFDSIDDISEKNIITWSLRNTFTSRKTVTDENGEGSRIYKELLWFELSQGYDIRYEQDGEDAEDDPWQDLTLKYELNPIDYFSSNGTIALDPNTGHFTKIQVGGTISDNRGDSLDLSYRYATDSSHTWQTTIRTNLVPNVLQAFYSLETDLEDKKTVETGAGISINQPCWGLKLAFKDESADKSFAFMVILKGIGEFGTK encoded by the coding sequence ATGCCCACTGAAAAGGTGTCCTGGCACATCCAGGCCCGCCAGGTGACCTACGAGGACGAACGAAAGCTCTACATTGCCGAAAAAGAGGTGGTCATTACCGGGGGCAAAACACGGCTGGAAGCCGATTACGTTGAATTTTCAGATGTAACCAAAGACGCCTTTGCCAAAGGCAATGTCCTGTTCATTTCAGGCAATGACTCCATTACCTGCGAGTCCATGAATGTCAACCTGGGTTCGGAAACAGGGACGATCAACCAAGGCACGATATTTCTCCAGGACGGTAACTACTATATTTCAGGGGAAAAGCTTCGAAAAACCGGGGAGTTCAGCTATGACGCAGAAAAAGGTTCCATCACCACCTGCGAAGGAGAGACCCCGGCCTGGAAAATCACTGGATCCGACATCGAGGTAACGGTGGAGGGATACGGCACTGCCAGCAATGCCGTCCTCTGGGCCAAAAAGATGCCCGCCATATATATGCCCTATTTCATATTTCCGGCTAAAACAGAACGTCAGACAGGACTTTTGATACCCATGGCCGGATATTCGAGTGACATGGGGTTTGAGTACCAGCAACCGCTGTTTTTAGCCCTTTCAGACAATACCGACGCGACCTTATATCCCCACTATATGTCGGACAGGGGCCTGATGCTCTCCGGCGAATACAGGTATGTTTTATCTCCGGACTCCAAGGGGATGATGATGATGAGTTATCTTGATGATGACACCATTGGAGACGATGCCGAAGAAAACAAAACTTACAATATTTCTGCAACACCTGACCGTACCAACCATGATCGGTACTGGCTTCGCATGAAACATGACCAGGAACTGTGGTATGGTTTCAATGCCAAACTAGACATTGATTATGCCTCTGATATGGATTATTTGCGGACATTTGGAGACGGCTATGCAGGCTTTGACAACACAGATCAAGCATTTGAAAAAATGTTCGGCCGGGATCTGGATGAAGAGACGGATTATATCCGGCAAAACAGCCTGCTCATATCAAAAAACTGGGCCTCATACGGCCTGAACATAGAAGCCGAGTGGTATGATAATATCCAGGCCCGGCAGTTGGACATAGAGGACACCACCCTGCAGACCCTGCCCTCCATTGAATTTTTTGCAGCCCGCCAGAAAATTGTAGAAAATTTCGGATTGTATTACGAGATGGATTCGGAATTCAGGTCGTTTTACCGCCAGGATACCACAGCCACGGAGGTTACCGGCAGACGGGCAGACATTCACCCGGTATTTTATTATCCCATGAAACTGGGCAAGGCATTTTCCTTTGAACCCTATGCCGGTGTCAGGGGAACCGTATGGGATACGGATGATTTCACTGACAGTGACGGTGATGATTCTGATATAAGAACCCGTGGGCTCTATGAAATGGGTATGGATCTGTCAACCACCCTCAGCCGCGTGTTCACCCTAAACACGGATTTTGCCGAAAAAATCCAGCACAAGATCGTACCCATGCTGGAATATGACTATATTCCCGATGTGGATCAGGAGGATCTGCCTGATTTTGACAGCATAGACGATATTTCAGAAAAAAATATCATTACCTGGTCTTTGCGCAATACATTCACCTCCAGAAAGACAGTAACGGACGAAAACGGGGAGGGATCCAGGATATACAAAGAACTGCTATGGTTTGAGCTCTCCCAGGGCTATGACATCCGGTATGAACAGGATGGGGAAGATGCCGAAGACGATCCCTGGCAGGACCTGACGTTAAAATATGAATTAAATCCCATAGACTACTTTAGCTCAAACGGTACTATCGCCCTTGATCCCAACACCGGTCATTTCACCAAGATCCAGGTCGGAGGAACGATCTCCGATAACAGAGGGGACAGCCTCGATCTCTCATACCGGTATGCAACAGATTCGTCACACACCTGGCAAACGACAATCCGCACCAATCTGGTGCCGAATGTATTGCAGGCTTTTTATTCACTTGAAACCGACCTTGAAGACAAAAAAACCGTTGAAACCGGTGCGGGGATTTCCATCAACCAGCCGTGCTGGGGATTAAAGCTGGCATTTAAAGATGAATCTGCTGACAAATCATTTGCCTTCATGGTAATCCTGAAGGGGATTGGAGAATTCGGAACAAAATGA
- a CDS encoding UpxY family transcription antiterminator: protein MKDNALWFALLTRSNFEQTVYSRISKKKIDAFLPSTRKPSKRKDRKLMIETPLFPGYVFVKSTMAPVDQLPILKTVGAVRLLGNSKGPLPVPEHQIESLKLLTSVTQDLITGSMIELKKGDPVMILEGPMAGLKGEFFEHKGKGRVIIKVDLLGRYAGVEVNFDMVEKIPDLLS from the coding sequence ATGAAAGACAATGCGCTATGGTTCGCCCTGCTGACCCGAAGCAATTTCGAGCAGACAGTCTACTCTCGCATCAGCAAAAAAAAAATAGATGCGTTTCTGCCCAGCACAAGAAAGCCAAGTAAAAGAAAAGACCGCAAACTAATGATAGAAACCCCATTGTTTCCCGGTTATGTGTTTGTTAAATCCACCATGGCACCGGTGGACCAGTTGCCCATTTTGAAAACCGTGGGGGCTGTCAGGCTTTTAGGAAACTCCAAAGGCCCCCTGCCTGTGCCCGAACACCAGATTGAGTCGCTCAAACTTTTAACCTCCGTAACCCAGGATCTGATTACGGGCAGCATGATTGAGTTAAAAAAGGGGGATCCGGTGATGATCCTGGAAGGCCCCATGGCAGGGCTGAAAGGTGAATTTTTCGAACATAAGGGCAAGGGGCGGGTCATCATCAAGGTAGATCTGCTCGGACGCTATGCAGGGGTGGAGGTGAATTTTGACATGGTTGAAAAAATTCCGGACCTGTTGTCATAA
- a CDS encoding HU family DNA-binding protein, translating into MNKLELISTLKDRANLTKSEAADVIRIFFDSLSDAFVKGERVEIRGLCSFHIKEYKSYVGRNPKTGQKVDIPPKRLPFFKCGKELKERVDY; encoded by the coding sequence ATGAATAAACTTGAATTGATCTCCACATTAAAAGACCGGGCCAATCTGACCAAATCAGAAGCAGCCGATGTAATAAGAATATTTTTTGATTCCCTGTCCGACGCCTTTGTTAAGGGAGAACGGGTCGAAATAAGAGGGCTTTGCAGCTTTCATATCAAAGAGTATAAAAGCTACGTGGGAAGAAATCCCAAAACCGGACAAAAAGTAGACATTCCGCCCAAACGCCTGCCGTTTTTCAAATGCGGTAAAGAACTCAAAGAGCGGGTTGATTATTAG
- the holB gene encoding DNA polymerase III subunit delta', translating into MPPAPSETNRGISPASLPLSELTYIVQAGRIPNALLFHGPRGAGKRQAALFFAQTCNCRVDNDRPCNICASCKKIAGGTHPDMIFLGPAENKKIITIAQIREMGSTIASRANEAAYRMVCINHADLMNPQAQNALLKMLEEPPERTFFILAATRISPLLPTILSRCRRIDFQALSPHEIKKILCTQYGLGSGISHIISGTAGSDLDQALRLSGADEGDAPDWKILRPWLIKEICRFLTPAQPKSAFNSLNLSRLLSARPDCIHDAMTVIRTVIRDLCILKYMPDKIVNLDFLSAFQDINRMHSYSRMLAWMTLFHETEKRLESNSGTRLTLDRFFLSLSSY; encoded by the coding sequence ATGCCTCCTGCACCTTCCGAAACGAACCGGGGAATTTCTCCCGCATCTCTGCCATTATCTGAATTAACCTATATTGTTCAGGCCGGTCGGATTCCCAATGCCCTTCTTTTTCACGGGCCCCGGGGAGCCGGCAAACGCCAGGCTGCGCTTTTTTTTGCGCAAACCTGCAATTGTCGTGTGGACAACGACCGGCCATGCAATATCTGCGCGTCATGCAAAAAAATTGCTGGGGGAACGCACCCGGACATGATTTTTCTGGGTCCGGCTGAAAACAAAAAAATAATCACCATTGCCCAAATCCGGGAGATGGGCAGCACCATCGCATCCCGGGCCAATGAAGCGGCATATAGAATGGTCTGCATCAACCATGCAGACCTGATGAATCCCCAGGCCCAAAACGCCCTTCTCAAGATGCTTGAAGAGCCGCCGGAACGCACTTTTTTCATCCTTGCCGCGACCCGGATATCCCCCCTTTTACCGACCATTTTATCCAGGTGCCGGCGTATTGATTTCCAGGCCCTTTCACCCCATGAAATCAAAAAAATCTTATGCACGCAATACGGACTTGGTTCGGGAATATCCCACATCATCAGTGGAACGGCAGGAAGTGACCTGGACCAGGCACTGCGTTTGTCAGGGGCGGATGAAGGAGATGCCCCGGACTGGAAAATACTGCGGCCATGGTTAATCAAGGAGATTTGCCGTTTTTTAACGCCGGCACAGCCCAAAAGTGCCTTTAACAGCCTGAATTTATCCAGACTCCTGTCAGCCCGCCCGGACTGTATTCACGATGCCATGACAGTGATTCGGACCGTAATCAGAGATCTTTGCATATTAAAATACATGCCGGATAAAATAGTTAATCTTGATTTTTTAAGTGCATTTCAAGATATTAATAGGATGCATTCATACTCCCGGATGTTAGCATGGATGACACTATTTCATGAGACGGAGAAAAGACTGGAATCCAACAGCGGCACAAGACTGACCCTTGACCGTTTTTTCCTTTCCTTATCCTCATATTAA
- the ricT gene encoding regulatory iron-sulfur-containing complex subunit RicT, giving the protein MVNVTGVKFKTAGKIYDFNSNALDVKSGDRVIVETEQGLGFGIVAVPSQEKDKSEKSLKNIVRVATQEDFDRRMELESLEQRAHEYCSQCIKDLDLLMNLFSVESTFDRNKLTFFYTADGRIDFRELIKLLVKEFSIRIEMRQVGIRNLSKHVGGVGKCGRELCCSSFMHTFDPVSIKMAKEQGLSLNPTKISGVCGRLMCCLTFEDQTYRHYKKKMPKLGKTITVEDIKGKVVRQNVLRQSVTVRLDDRTEREIFLSQLKKENT; this is encoded by the coding sequence ATGGTAAATGTTACCGGCGTTAAATTTAAAACCGCAGGTAAAATATACGATTTCAACAGCAATGCCCTGGATGTAAAATCAGGCGACCGGGTAATTGTTGAAACCGAACAGGGCTTGGGTTTCGGCATCGTTGCCGTGCCCTCCCAGGAAAAGGACAAATCCGAAAAGTCCTTGAAAAATATTGTCAGGGTGGCGACCCAGGAGGATTTCGACCGGCGCATGGAACTTGAATCACTGGAGCAACGTGCCCATGAATACTGCAGTCAGTGCATCAAGGACCTGGACCTTTTAATGAACCTGTTCAGTGTGGAGAGCACCTTTGACAGAAACAAACTGACATTTTTTTATACGGCGGACGGCAGGATTGATTTCAGGGAACTGATCAAACTTCTGGTCAAGGAATTTTCCATCCGCATTGAAATGCGCCAGGTTGGTATCCGAAATCTGTCCAAGCATGTGGGCGGTGTGGGCAAATGCGGCAGGGAACTGTGCTGTTCATCTTTTATGCACACCTTTGATCCGGTCTCCATCAAAATGGCAAAAGAGCAGGGACTGAGCCTGAACCCCACCAAAATTTCAGGGGTATGCGGCCGGTTGATGTGCTGTTTGACCTTTGAAGACCAGACCTACCGCCACTACAAGAAGAAAATGCCGAAACTGGGCAAAACCATTACGGTTGAAGATATTAAAGGCAAAGTGGTCCGCCAGAACGTTCTCAGACAAAGTGTCACTGTCCGGCTCGATGACCGCACGGAACGCGAAATATTTCTGTCACAACTGAAAAAAGAAAACACCTAG
- the metG gene encoding methionine--tRNA ligase, with translation MTCQYYTTPIYYVNAKPHLGHAYTSIAADVATRFKKMEGADTYFLTGTDEHGDKIVQAAEKENTTPKAYADKISKLFQDVLPLLNIENNHFIRTTDPGHIEVVKSVLSTIYDKGDIYFSSYEGIYCFGCERFYQERELVDGKCPDHGTVPETIKESNYFFKMSKYQNWLIEHIETHPDFIRPEQYRKEILSFLKEPLEDLCISRPKSRLTWGITLPFDEDYVTYVWFDALVNYITALGYPDGEMFKKFWPTTRHFVAKDIIKPHGIYWPIMLKAAGIETYNGLNVHGFWNVQGSKMSKSIGNVTDPVEVTGQYGVDAFRYFLMSEMVFGLDANFTEDTIVARINSDLANDLGNLFSRVLSMNLKYFKGTVQGAAANSDSVLSLESEAGKVFDAYTSAMAECQFNKALASVWELVSTMNKYIVANEPWALAKDPARADELGTVLYELLEGIRFVAGLIWPVMPETSGKIFAALGLEPPERGFFTLDAIRPWGQIAQGITLAKPEILFPRVDVDKKEAAPPAPKPLKPALKEEITIDDFAKIDLRAGKIESAERIEKSDKLLKLQVNIGAQTRQIVAGIGKSYTPEEVVGTEVIVVANLKPVKLMGELSEGMVLAGSIKKKLVLSGFNGTPKPGCPVK, from the coding sequence ATGACTTGTCAATACTACACCACCCCCATTTACTATGTGAATGCCAAACCCCATCTGGGCCATGCATATACCTCTATCGCAGCCGATGTTGCCACCCGCTTTAAAAAGATGGAAGGCGCTGACACCTATTTTTTAACCGGGACGGATGAACACGGTGATAAAATCGTTCAGGCGGCTGAAAAGGAAAACACGACGCCCAAAGCCTATGCAGATAAAATCAGCAAACTGTTCCAGGATGTTCTCCCCCTGCTCAACATCGAAAACAACCACTTTATCCGGACAACCGACCCCGGGCATATTGAGGTTGTTAAATCGGTTCTGTCCACGATCTATGATAAAGGGGACATCTATTTTTCAAGTTACGAGGGGATTTACTGTTTCGGGTGTGAACGGTTCTACCAGGAGCGCGAACTTGTGGACGGCAAGTGCCCGGACCACGGAACAGTGCCGGAAACCATTAAAGAATCCAACTACTTCTTTAAAATGAGCAAGTACCAGAATTGGCTCATTGAACACATCGAAACCCACCCGGACTTTATCCGGCCCGAACAATACAGAAAGGAAATTCTCTCCTTTCTTAAGGAGCCCCTGGAAGACCTGTGCATCTCCCGGCCCAAATCCCGACTGACCTGGGGAATTACCCTGCCCTTTGACGAGGACTATGTCACCTACGTATGGTTTGACGCTTTGGTCAACTACATCACGGCCCTGGGATACCCTGATGGTGAGATGTTCAAAAAATTCTGGCCCACCACCCGGCATTTTGTGGCCAAGGACATCATCAAACCCCATGGCATTTACTGGCCTATCATGCTCAAGGCAGCGGGCATCGAGACATACAACGGGCTGAACGTCCATGGGTTCTGGAATGTCCAGGGTTCTAAAATGTCAAAAAGTATCGGCAATGTCACGGACCCTGTGGAGGTAACAGGACAGTACGGTGTGGATGCGTTCAGGTATTTTCTGATGAGCGAGATGGTATTTGGTTTAGATGCCAATTTCACCGAAGATACTATTGTGGCGCGGATTAATTCAGACCTGGCCAACGACCTGGGCAACCTCTTCTCCCGGGTGCTCTCCATGAATCTCAAATATTTCAAAGGCACCGTCCAGGGAGCGGCGGCAAATTCCGACAGCGTCCTGAGCCTTGAATCCGAGGCCGGCAAGGTATTTGATGCGTACACAAGTGCCATGGCGGAATGTCAGTTTAACAAAGCCCTTGCAAGCGTATGGGAACTGGTCTCCACCATGAATAAATACATTGTTGCCAATGAACCCTGGGCACTGGCCAAAGATCCGGCACGCGCCGATGAGCTGGGTACGGTGTTGTATGAACTGCTGGAAGGCATTCGCTTTGTGGCAGGCCTGATCTGGCCGGTGATGCCCGAAACCAGTGGTAAAATTTTTGCGGCCCTGGGTCTTGAGCCGCCTGAACGAGGATTTTTCACCCTGGATGCCATCCGGCCCTGGGGTCAGATAGCCCAAGGCATTACCCTGGCAAAACCCGAGATTCTCTTTCCCCGGGTGGACGTTGACAAAAAAGAGGCAGCCCCCCCTGCCCCCAAACCGCTCAAACCGGCATTAAAAGAGGAAATCACCATTGATGATTTTGCCAAAATAGATCTGAGAGCCGGAAAAATTGAGTCCGCCGAACGGATTGAAAAATCGGACAAACTGCTCAAACTTCAGGTGAACATCGGCGCCCAGACCCGGCAGATCGTGGCTGGCATCGGTAAATCCTACACACCCGAAGAGGTGGTGGGAACAGAGGTCATTGTGGTGGCCAACCTGAAACCCGTAAAGCTTATGGGTGAATTGTCCGAAGGTATGGTGCTTGCAGGAAGCATAAAGAAAAAACTTGTGCTGTCCGGGTTTAACGGCACTCCCAAGCCCGGTTGTCCGGTGAAATAG